In Xanthomonas sp. SI, the following are encoded in one genomic region:
- the ndk gene encoding nucleoside-diphosphate kinase, which produces MALERTLSIIKPDAVAKNVIGEIYSRFEKAGLKVVAAKYKQLSRREAEGFYAVHRERPFFNALVEFMISGPVMIQALEGENAVAAHRDLLGATNPKDAAPGTIRADFADSIDANAAHGSDSVENAANEVAYFFAATEVVSR; this is translated from the coding sequence ATGGCGCTGGAGCGCACCCTGTCCATCATCAAGCCCGATGCCGTCGCCAAGAACGTCATCGGCGAGATCTATTCGCGTTTCGAGAAGGCCGGCCTGAAGGTCGTGGCCGCCAAGTACAAGCAGCTGTCGCGCCGCGAGGCCGAGGGCTTCTACGCCGTGCACCGCGAGCGTCCGTTCTTCAACGCGCTGGTCGAGTTCATGATCTCCGGCCCGGTGATGATCCAGGCGCTGGAAGGCGAGAACGCCGTGGCCGCGCACCGCGACCTGCTCGGCGCCACCAACCCGAAGGACGCCGCGCCGGGCACCATCCGCGCCGATTTCGCCGACTCGATCGACGCCAACGCCGCGCACGGTTCCGACTCGGTCGAGAACGCCGCCAACGAAGTGGCGTATTTCTTCGCCGCCACCGAAGTGGTTTCGCGCTAA
- a CDS encoding TetR family transcriptional regulator, translating into MAKQAHFSTKDRILSAAEELFAQHGFSGTSLRQVTSQADVNIAAVNYHFGSKENLVNEVFRRRMDEMTAARLSQLEAAQRQHPGQLGPVLAAFVEPALAMAQDRQSGGAFVRVIARAYAEKNDSLRQFLSDHYGHVLREFGKAIAVCVPELSKEELYWRLDFLAGALTYAMADFGLIKRPAGVSEGAHRAHAARELIRFAEAGFLARSAP; encoded by the coding sequence ATGGCAAAGCAAGCGCACTTCTCGACCAAGGACCGCATCCTCAGCGCGGCCGAGGAACTGTTCGCCCAGCACGGCTTTTCCGGCACGTCGTTGCGCCAGGTCACCAGCCAGGCCGACGTCAACATCGCCGCGGTGAACTACCACTTCGGCTCCAAGGAAAATCTGGTCAACGAGGTGTTCCGGCGGCGCATGGACGAGATGACCGCCGCGCGCCTGTCGCAACTGGAAGCCGCGCAACGCCAGCATCCCGGCCAGCTCGGCCCGGTGCTGGCGGCGTTCGTGGAGCCGGCACTGGCGATGGCCCAGGACCGTCAGAGCGGCGGCGCCTTCGTGCGCGTGATCGCCCGTGCCTATGCCGAGAAGAACGACAGCCTGCGTCAGTTCCTGTCCGACCACTACGGCCACGTGCTGCGCGAGTTCGGCAAGGCCATCGCCGTCTGCGTGCCCGAGCTGAGCAAGGAAGAACTGTACTGGCGCCTGGACTTCCTGGCCGGCGCCCTGACCTATGCCATGGCCGACTTCGGCCTGATCAAGCGCCCCGCCGGCGTCAGCGAAGGCGCGCATCGCGCCCACGCCGCGCGCGAGCTCATCCGTTTCGCCGAGGCGGGCTTCCTGGCCCGCTCCGCGCCGTAA
- a CDS encoding 3-hydroxyacyl-CoA dehydrogenase/enoyl-CoA hydratase family protein: MSNPLLVRRAAVLGAGVMGAQIAAHLTNAGVDTVLFDLPAKDGHPDGIVLKAIANLTKLSPAPLASATLAEAITPANYESGLEQLRGCDLIIEAIAERMDWKQDLYKKIAPFVADHAVLASNTSGLGINALSDVLPEQLRHRFCGVHFFNPPRYMHLAELIPAKGTDAAVLEGLEAFLVTTLGKGVVYAKDTPNFIGNRIGVFSILSTIHHTAQSGLGFDEVDALTGPLVGRPKSATYRTSDVVGLDTMAHVIKTMADTLPDDPWHQYFASPKWLDALIAKGALGQKVGAGIFRKVGKDIVVLDLQKQDYRPADRSAAPEVVEILKIKNPAEKFAKLRESQHPQAQFLWATFRDLFHYSAYHLADIAETARDVDLAIRWGYGWSLGPFETWQAAGWKQVAQWIADDIVAGKAMSSAPLPDWVFDGRDGVHAAEGSYSPARNAKLPRSALPVYQRQRFPDPLLGEKFAPGETVFENDGLRLWHDGDDIAVVSFKTKMNTVSDQVLDGLQEAVGRAEKDFKGLVLWQHKEPFSAGADLAGALGLLQAGKVDAFEAMVANFQATSQRIKYSLVPVVAAVRGLALGGGCEFQMHSAKTVAALESYIGLVEAGVGLLPAGGGLKEIAVRASQAAGPGGDVFAELKKTFETVAMAKVSTSAVNAKELGLLRGTDKVVFNSYEALYIAKAEARALADSGYRPPLPARRIQVAGDVGIATFKMLLVNMLEGRFISEYDYEIATRIATVLCGGEVDRGALVDEEWLLKLERKHFVELAQQEKTQARIGHMLKTGKPLRN, encoded by the coding sequence ATGTCCAACCCCCTGCTAGTCCGCCGTGCCGCCGTCCTGGGCGCGGGCGTGATGGGCGCGCAGATCGCTGCGCACCTGACCAACGCCGGCGTCGACACCGTCCTGTTCGACCTTCCCGCCAAGGACGGCCATCCCGACGGCATCGTGCTCAAGGCCATCGCCAACCTGACCAAGCTGAGCCCCGCCCCGCTCGCCAGCGCCACGCTGGCCGAGGCGATCACCCCGGCCAACTACGAATCGGGCCTGGAGCAGCTGCGCGGCTGCGACCTGATCATCGAAGCCATCGCCGAGCGCATGGACTGGAAACAGGACCTGTACAAGAAGATCGCCCCGTTCGTGGCCGATCACGCGGTGCTGGCCTCCAACACCTCCGGCCTGGGCATCAATGCGCTGTCCGACGTGCTGCCCGAGCAGCTGCGCCACCGCTTCTGCGGCGTGCATTTCTTCAACCCGCCGCGCTACATGCACCTGGCCGAGCTGATCCCGGCCAAGGGCACCGATGCGGCGGTGCTGGAAGGCCTGGAAGCGTTCCTGGTCACCACCCTGGGCAAGGGCGTGGTCTACGCCAAGGACACCCCGAACTTCATCGGCAACCGCATCGGCGTGTTCTCGATCCTGTCCACCATCCACCACACCGCGCAGTCCGGCCTGGGCTTCGACGAAGTGGACGCGCTGACCGGCCCGCTGGTCGGGCGGCCGAAGTCGGCGACCTACCGCACCTCCGACGTGGTCGGCCTTGACACCATGGCCCACGTCATCAAGACCATGGCCGACACCCTGCCCGACGATCCGTGGCACCAGTACTTCGCCTCGCCGAAGTGGCTGGACGCGCTGATCGCCAAGGGCGCGCTGGGCCAGAAGGTTGGCGCCGGCATCTTCCGCAAGGTCGGCAAGGACATCGTGGTGCTGGACCTGCAGAAGCAGGACTACCGCCCGGCCGACCGCAGCGCGGCGCCGGAAGTGGTCGAGATCCTGAAGATCAAGAACCCGGCGGAGAAGTTCGCCAAGCTGCGCGAGAGCCAGCACCCGCAGGCGCAGTTCCTGTGGGCGACGTTCCGCGACCTGTTCCACTACAGCGCCTACCACCTGGCCGACATCGCCGAAACCGCGCGCGACGTGGACCTGGCGATCCGCTGGGGCTACGGCTGGTCGCTGGGCCCGTTCGAGACCTGGCAGGCCGCCGGCTGGAAGCAGGTGGCGCAGTGGATCGCCGACGACATCGTGGCCGGCAAGGCCATGTCCAGCGCGCCGCTGCCGGACTGGGTGTTCGACGGCCGCGACGGCGTGCATGCCGCCGAAGGCAGCTACAGCCCGGCGCGCAACGCCAAGCTGCCGCGCTCGGCGCTGCCGGTGTACCAGCGCCAGCGCTTCCCCGATCCGCTGCTCGGCGAGAAGTTCGCACCGGGCGAGACCGTGTTCGAAAACGACGGCCTGCGCCTGTGGCACGACGGCGACGACATCGCCGTGGTCAGCTTCAAGACCAAGATGAACACCGTGTCCGACCAGGTGCTGGACGGCCTGCAGGAAGCGGTCGGCCGCGCCGAGAAGGACTTCAAGGGCCTGGTGCTCTGGCAGCACAAGGAACCCTTCTCCGCCGGTGCCGATCTGGCTGGCGCGCTGGGCCTGCTGCAGGCGGGCAAGGTCGATGCGTTCGAAGCGATGGTCGCCAACTTCCAGGCCACCAGCCAGCGCATCAAGTACTCGCTGGTGCCGGTGGTCGCGGCAGTGCGCGGCCTGGCCCTGGGCGGCGGCTGCGAATTCCAGATGCACAGCGCCAAGACCGTGGCGGCGCTGGAGAGCTACATCGGTCTGGTCGAGGCCGGCGTCGGCCTGCTGCCGGCCGGCGGCGGCCTGAAGGAGATCGCGGTGCGCGCCTCGCAGGCGGCCGGTCCGGGCGGCGACGTGTTCGCCGAACTGAAGAAGACCTTCGAGACCGTGGCGATGGCCAAGGTCTCCACCTCGGCGGTCAACGCCAAGGAACTGGGCCTGCTGCGCGGCACCGACAAGGTCGTGTTCAACAGCTACGAGGCGCTGTACATCGCCAAGGCCGAAGCGCGCGCGCTGGCCGACAGCGGCTACCGCCCGCCGCTGCCGGCACGCCGCATCCAGGTCGCCGGCGACGTCGGCATCGCCACCTTCAAGATGCTGCTGGTCAACATGCTGGAAGGCCGCTTCATCAGCGAGTACGACTACGAGATCGCCACCCGCATCGCCACCGTGCTGTGCGGCGGCGAAGTCGATCGCGGCGCGCTGGTGGACGAGGAATGGCTGCTCAAGCTCGAGCGCAAGCACTTCGTCGAACTGGCACAGCAGGAAAAGACCCAGGCGCGGATTGGGCACATGCTCAAGACGGGTAAGCCGTTGAGGAACTGA
- a CDS encoding acetyl-CoA C-acyltransferase, whose translation MSKQIQEAYIVAATRTPVGKAPKGVFRNTRPDDMLAHVLRAVVAQAPGIDLSRIDDAIIGCAMPEGEQGMNVARIGVLLAGLPNSVAGQTINRFCSSGIQAVALAADQIRLGNADLMLAGGTESMSMVPMMGNKVALSPSVFADDHVAIAYGMGITAEKVAEEWKVSREDQDAFALASHQKAIAAIAAGEFRDEITPYEILSHQPDLAGNVIALRKRLVDTDEGPRPDSSIEGLAKLRPVFRNGQFGGSVTAGNSSQMSDGAGAVLLASEQAIKDYGLTPLARFVSFSVAGVRPEVMGIGPIAAIPKALKQAGLSKDQIDWIELNEAFAAQSLAVIRDSGLDPSKVNPLGGAIALGHPLGATGAIRTATLVHGLRRRQQKYGMVTMCIGTGMGAAGIIEAL comes from the coding sequence ATGAGCAAACAGATCCAGGAAGCCTACATCGTCGCCGCCACCCGTACCCCGGTCGGCAAGGCGCCCAAGGGCGTGTTCCGCAATACCCGTCCGGACGACATGCTGGCGCACGTGCTGCGCGCGGTGGTCGCGCAGGCGCCGGGCATCGATCTCTCGCGCATCGACGATGCGATCATCGGCTGCGCGATGCCCGAGGGCGAGCAAGGCATGAATGTGGCGCGCATCGGCGTGCTGCTGGCCGGGCTGCCGAATTCGGTCGCCGGGCAGACCATCAACCGCTTCTGCTCTTCCGGCATCCAGGCCGTGGCATTGGCCGCGGACCAGATCCGCCTGGGCAACGCCGACCTGATGCTGGCCGGCGGCACCGAGTCGATGTCGATGGTGCCGATGATGGGCAACAAGGTCGCGCTGTCGCCGAGCGTGTTCGCCGACGATCACGTCGCCATCGCCTACGGCATGGGCATCACCGCCGAGAAGGTGGCCGAAGAGTGGAAGGTGTCGCGCGAGGACCAGGACGCGTTCGCGCTCGCCTCGCACCAGAAGGCCATCGCCGCGATCGCCGCCGGCGAATTCCGCGACGAGATCACCCCGTACGAAATCCTGTCGCACCAGCCCGACCTGGCCGGCAACGTCATCGCGCTGCGCAAGCGCCTGGTCGACACCGACGAAGGCCCGCGCCCGGACAGCTCGATCGAAGGCCTGGCCAAGCTGCGCCCGGTGTTCCGCAACGGCCAGTTCGGCGGCAGCGTGACTGCCGGCAACTCCTCGCAGATGAGCGACGGCGCCGGCGCGGTGCTGCTGGCCTCCGAGCAGGCGATCAAGGACTACGGGTTGACTCCCCTCGCCCGCTTCGTCAGCTTCTCGGTCGCCGGCGTGCGCCCGGAAGTGATGGGCATCGGCCCGATCGCGGCGATCCCCAAGGCACTCAAGCAGGCCGGGCTGAGCAAGGACCAGATCGACTGGATCGAACTCAACGAAGCCTTCGCCGCGCAGTCGCTGGCGGTGATCCGCGACAGCGGCCTGGATCCGTCCAAGGTCAATCCGCTCGGCGGCGCGATCGCGCTCGGCCATCCGCTCGGCGCCACCGGCGCGATCCGCACCGCCACGCTGGTGCACGGCCTGCGCCGCCGCCAGCAGAAGTACGGCATGGTCACCATGTGCATCGGCACCGGCATGGGTGCGGCGGGCATCATCGAAGCGCTCTGA
- the galU gene encoding UTP--glucose-1-phosphate uridylyltransferase GalU, which produces MSKRIRKAVFPVAGLGTRFLPATKTVPKEMLPIIDRPLIQYAVDEAIEAGCDTLIFVTNRYKHAVADYFDKAYELEQKLERAGKLEQLELVRHVLPNGVRAIFVTQAEALGLGHAVLCAKPIIGDEPFAVLLPDDLIWNRGPGALAQMADVAERSGASVIAVQDVPHESTGSYGIVATEAFDGSEGKITAIVEKPKPADAPSDLAVVGRYVLSSKIFDLLEKTVPGAGGEIQLTDAIAALIESDPVHAYRFEGTRFDCGTHIGLIEATIRYALDHEKLSKPAQDMMRRALADVDAGSK; this is translated from the coding sequence ATGAGCAAGAGAATCCGCAAAGCAGTTTTTCCGGTTGCAGGTCTGGGTACCCGCTTCCTTCCCGCCACCAAGACGGTGCCCAAGGAAATGCTGCCGATCATCGATCGGCCGTTGATCCAGTACGCCGTGGACGAGGCGATCGAGGCCGGTTGCGACACCCTGATCTTCGTCACCAACCGCTACAAGCACGCGGTTGCGGATTACTTCGACAAGGCCTACGAGTTGGAGCAGAAGCTCGAGCGCGCCGGCAAGCTCGAGCAGCTGGAACTGGTACGCCATGTGCTGCCCAACGGCGTGCGCGCGATCTTCGTGACCCAGGCCGAAGCGCTCGGCCTCGGCCATGCGGTGCTGTGCGCCAAGCCGATCATCGGCGATGAGCCCTTCGCGGTGCTGCTGCCCGACGATCTGATCTGGAACCGCGGTCCGGGCGCGCTGGCGCAGATGGCCGACGTGGCCGAGCGCTCCGGCGCCAGCGTGATCGCGGTGCAGGACGTACCGCACGAGAGCACCGGCAGCTACGGCATCGTCGCCACTGAGGCGTTCGACGGCAGCGAAGGCAAGATCACCGCGATCGTCGAGAAGCCCAAGCCGGCCGATGCGCCGAGCGACCTGGCCGTGGTCGGCCGCTATGTGCTCAGTTCCAAGATCTTCGATCTGCTGGAAAAGACCGTGCCGGGCGCCGGCGGCGAGATCCAGCTGACCGATGCGATCGCCGCGCTGATCGAGAGCGATCCGGTGCATGCGTACCGTTTCGAGGGGACCCGCTTCGACTGCGGTACTCATATCGGCCTGATCGAGGCGACCATCCGCTATGCACTGGACCACGAGAAGCTGAGCAAGCCGGCCCAGGACATGATGCGTCGCGCCTTGGCCGACGTGGACGCCGGCAGCAAGTAA
- a CDS encoding nucleoside-diphosphate sugar epimerase/dehydratase, whose protein sequence is MLSIRDRFTELFPKASVVVHDLAIVWICWQLLHAARYTMLPGEHPLPLWNLNTAIVLGAQGLVFWKVGLYRGLWRFASVPDLLNIFKASFYGLVAIVLGLAYSRFDSIPLSVLMVYPFALSALLGAPRLLYRAWKDYQIAHSDETARRVLIVGAGRAAEALVRDLRRSGAYHPVGFVDDAGHLHGAKLQGLPILGRIDEAGAIAKETAAKLLVIAIPSLDAAGMQRVVAICESTGLPFRTVPRLLDVLEGHFLPGELKEVAIEDLLGRKPVTPDWKLIKGWLSGRTVMVTGAGGSIGSELCRQCARHGARKVVLLEIDELALITIHADLHRTFPDLEIECVLGDCGDPAVTRHAMRIAEPDAVFHAAAYKQVPLLERQFREAVRNNVLATENVARACVAAKVSTFVFISTDKAVNPVNVLGASKRYAEMVCQSLDDQTVGTRFVTVRFGNVLDSAGSVVPLFREQIRQGGPVTVTDPQVTRYFMTIPEACQLIVQAAASASHGAIYTLDMGEPVPIRLLAEQMIRLAGKQPGRDIAIVYTGLRPGEKLHETLFYSDENYRPTSHPKILEAGARSFSRENVLQGLQQLRAAVAEYDSDAIEKVLRTTMPEFAPLRQQAGQDSSATIVPFPAREARRL, encoded by the coding sequence ATGCTTTCGATTCGCGACCGCTTTACCGAGCTGTTCCCCAAGGCCTCCGTGGTCGTGCACGATCTGGCGATCGTCTGGATCTGCTGGCAGCTGCTGCATGCGGCGCGCTACACGATGCTGCCCGGCGAGCACCCCTTGCCGTTGTGGAACCTCAACACCGCCATCGTGCTGGGGGCGCAGGGCCTGGTGTTCTGGAAGGTGGGCCTGTATCGCGGGTTGTGGCGCTTCGCCAGCGTTCCGGATCTGCTGAACATCTTCAAGGCCAGCTTCTACGGGCTGGTCGCGATCGTGCTGGGGCTGGCATACAGCCGCTTCGATTCCATTCCGCTGTCGGTGCTGATGGTGTATCCGTTCGCGCTGTCGGCGCTGCTCGGCGCGCCGCGACTGCTGTACCGCGCGTGGAAGGACTACCAGATCGCGCATTCGGACGAGACCGCGCGGCGCGTGCTGATCGTAGGCGCCGGCCGTGCGGCCGAGGCGCTGGTGCGCGACCTGCGCCGGTCCGGCGCCTACCATCCGGTCGGCTTCGTCGACGACGCCGGCCATCTGCATGGGGCCAAGCTGCAGGGCCTGCCGATTCTTGGCCGGATCGACGAAGCCGGCGCGATCGCCAAGGAAACCGCGGCCAAGCTGCTGGTCATCGCGATCCCGTCGCTGGATGCGGCCGGCATGCAGCGGGTGGTGGCGATCTGCGAAAGCACCGGGCTGCCGTTCCGCACCGTGCCGCGCCTGCTCGACGTGCTCGAAGGCCACTTTCTGCCGGGCGAACTGAAGGAGGTCGCGATCGAGGACCTGCTCGGGCGCAAGCCGGTGACCCCGGACTGGAAGCTGATCAAGGGCTGGTTATCCGGGCGTACGGTGATGGTGACCGGCGCCGGCGGGTCGATCGGTTCGGAGCTGTGCCGGCAGTGCGCGCGCCATGGCGCGCGCAAGGTGGTGCTGCTTGAGATCGACGAACTGGCGCTGATCACCATCCATGCCGATCTGCATCGCACCTTCCCCGATCTGGAGATCGAGTGCGTGCTCGGCGACTGCGGCGATCCGGCCGTGACCCGCCATGCGATGCGCATCGCCGAGCCGGATGCGGTGTTCCATGCCGCGGCCTACAAGCAGGTGCCACTGCTGGAGCGGCAGTTCCGCGAGGCGGTGCGCAACAACGTGCTGGCCACCGAGAACGTGGCCCGCGCCTGCGTCGCGGCCAAGGTGTCGACCTTCGTGTTCATCTCCACCGACAAGGCAGTGAATCCGGTCAACGTGCTCGGCGCCTCCAAGCGCTATGCGGAGATGGTGTGCCAGTCGCTGGACGACCAGACGGTGGGCACGCGCTTCGTCACCGTGCGCTTCGGCAATGTGCTGGATTCGGCCGGCAGCGTGGTGCCGTTGTTCCGCGAGCAGATCCGCCAGGGCGGCCCGGTCACCGTGACCGATCCGCAGGTGACCCGCTATTTCATGACCATTCCCGAGGCCTGCCAGCTGATCGTGCAGGCCGCCGCGTCGGCCTCGCACGGCGCGATCTACACGCTGGACATGGGCGAGCCGGTGCCGATCCGGCTGCTCGCCGAGCAGATGATCCGCCTGGCCGGCAAGCAGCCCGGGCGCGACATCGCGATCGTCTACACCGGGCTGCGTCCGGGCGAGAAGCTGCACGAGACCTTGTTCTATTCCGACGAGAACTATCGCCCCACCTCGCATCCGAAGATCCTGGAAGCCGGTGCGCGCAGTTTCTCGCGCGAGAACGTGTTGCAGGGTCTGCAGCAGCTGCGCGCGGCGGTGGCCGAATACGACAGCGACGCGATCGAGAAAGTGCTGCGCACCACCATGCCCGAATTCGCGCCGCTGCGACAACAAGCCGGTCAGGATAGCTCCGCTACAATCGTCCCATTCCCCGCACGCGAGGCCAGAAGGCTCTGA
- a CDS encoding glycosyltransferase family 4 protein, giving the protein MQVAGWVLLAALATFSAVGTWLSRRYALKRKLMDAPGERRSHTVATPRGGGVAIVAAVLAACAYSATLWPQQGMAIAAFAGGLVLVAGIGWWDDHRPLSAALRLLVHALAATLLAGLVYRLHQNPWLAALTWLATISLINIWNFMDGINGLATSQAMLVALGFAMLLPAPLRWPCWVLIVACAGFLPFNYPRARIFLGDVGSGALGYLVAALFALGNVATELTPWLLLIPISAFAIDAGFTLLSRMLAGERWWQPHAQHFYQRWVHTGRSHTVVTFAYALFSIVAITIAWFGGTLRTGGQVGLALAWYLSASALWLTSRKGLR; this is encoded by the coding sequence ATGCAGGTGGCAGGGTGGGTGCTGCTCGCCGCGCTGGCGACGTTCAGCGCGGTCGGGACCTGGTTGTCGCGCCGCTATGCCCTCAAGCGCAAGCTGATGGACGCGCCCGGCGAGCGGCGCAGCCATACGGTGGCGACGCCGCGCGGCGGCGGTGTGGCGATCGTCGCCGCGGTGCTGGCGGCCTGCGCGTATTCGGCGACGCTGTGGCCGCAGCAGGGCATGGCCATCGCGGCGTTCGCTGGCGGACTGGTGCTGGTCGCCGGCATCGGCTGGTGGGACGATCACCGCCCGCTGTCGGCCGCGCTGCGGCTGCTGGTGCATGCGCTGGCCGCCACGCTGCTGGCCGGACTTGTCTACCGATTGCACCAGAATCCCTGGCTGGCCGCGTTGACCTGGCTGGCGACGATCTCGCTGATCAACATCTGGAACTTCATGGACGGCATCAACGGCTTGGCGACCAGCCAGGCGATGCTGGTGGCGCTGGGTTTCGCCATGTTGCTGCCCGCGCCGCTGCGCTGGCCGTGCTGGGTGCTGATCGTGGCCTGTGCCGGCTTCCTGCCGTTCAACTATCCGCGGGCGCGTATCTTCCTTGGCGACGTCGGCAGTGGCGCGTTGGGGTATCTGGTCGCCGCGCTGTTCGCGCTGGGCAATGTTGCGACCGAGCTCACGCCATGGTTGCTGTTGATACCAATATCCGCGTTCGCCATCGACGCAGGCTTCACGCTGCTGTCGCGCATGCTCGCCGGCGAACGCTGGTGGCAACCGCATGCGCAACATTTTTACCAGCGTTGGGTACATACAGGCAGGAGCCACACGGTTGTGACCTTCGCCTATGCCCTGTTCAGCATTGTCGCGATTACAATCGCCTGGTTCGGTGGAACGTTGCGCACCGGGGGGCAGGTTGGGTTGGCGTTGGCCTGGTACCTATCGGCGAGCGCACTTTGGCTGACTTCACGCAAGGGATTGCGCTGA
- the lapB gene encoding lipopolysaccharide assembly protein LapB, with amino-acid sequence MDFLTEWFWFFLFLPLAALSGWVIGRRGGQRHGDTQVSRLSSTYFRGLNYLLNEEPDKAIELFLHIAELDKETFETQVALGHLFRRRGEVDRAIRLHQGLVQRADLSDPQRVQALLALGEDYMKSGLLDRAETVFTELAQIDQRAPQALKHLIGIYQAERDWEKAIDNATRYEDVTGEPMGKLIAQFECELADRYRASGKPELARSAIARAYQADATSVRAGILEGRIDVDDGNDEAAIRAFERAARHDPDYLPEIMPALMDCYRRRGNDLSGARAFLSEMTEHYRGIAPVLALTRLMESQEGVSAARAYLGRQLKDRPSVRGESALIDLTLAEGADSTATLQDLKHITDQLLVRNPSYRCTRCGFGARTHHWQCPSCKEWGTVKPLLNYAVV; translated from the coding sequence ATGGACTTCCTGACCGAGTGGTTCTGGTTCTTCCTGTTCCTGCCGCTGGCGGCGCTGAGCGGATGGGTGATCGGCCGCCGCGGTGGCCAGCGCCACGGCGACACGCAGGTCAGCCGGCTTTCCAGCACGTATTTCCGCGGCCTGAACTATCTGCTCAACGAAGAGCCGGACAAGGCGATCGAGCTGTTCCTGCACATCGCCGAGCTGGACAAGGAAACCTTCGAGACCCAGGTCGCGCTCGGTCACCTATTCCGCCGCCGCGGTGAAGTCGACCGCGCGATCCGCCTGCACCAAGGCCTGGTGCAGCGCGCCGATCTCAGCGATCCGCAGCGCGTGCAGGCCTTGCTGGCGCTGGGCGAGGACTACATGAAATCCGGCCTGCTGGACCGGGCCGAGACCGTGTTCACCGAGCTGGCGCAGATCGACCAGCGCGCGCCGCAGGCGCTCAAGCACCTGATCGGCATCTACCAAGCCGAGCGCGACTGGGAAAAAGCGATCGACAACGCCACCCGCTACGAAGACGTGACCGGCGAGCCGATGGGCAAGCTGATCGCGCAGTTCGAATGCGAACTGGCCGACCGCTACCGCGCATCCGGCAAGCCCGAGCTGGCGCGCTCGGCGATCGCGCGCGCCTACCAGGCCGACGCCACCTCGGTGCGCGCCGGCATCCTGGAAGGGCGCATCGATGTGGACGACGGCAACGACGAGGCCGCGATCCGCGCCTTCGAACGTGCCGCGCGGCACGATCCGGACTACCTGCCGGAGATCATGCCGGCGCTGATGGATTGCTATCGCCGCCGCGGCAACGATCTCAGCGGCGCGCGCGCCTTCCTGTCGGAAATGACCGAGCACTATCGCGGCATCGCCCCGGTGTTGGCGCTGACCCGGCTGATGGAGTCGCAGGAAGGCGTGTCTGCGGCGCGCGCCTACCTCGGGCGGCAGCTGAAGGATCGGCCGTCGGTGCGCGGTGAGTCGGCGTTGATCGACCTGACCCTGGCCGAGGGCGCCGATTCCACCGCCACCCTGCAGGACCTGAAGCACATCACCGACCAGTTGCTGGTGCGCAATCCCAGCTACCGCTGCACGCGCTGCGGCTTCGGCGCGCGCACCCATCACTGGCAATGCCCGAGTTGCAAGGAGTGGGGCACGGTCAAGCCCTTGCTCAACTACGCGGTGGTGTAG
- a CDS encoding lipopolysaccharide assembly protein LapA domain-containing protein — protein MKIARLLILLVFLLAGLVIGSLNSQQIVINFGVAGINTTSGIAIIVSLFAGVVIGAALVLATLVIPLYAKLRRANKAAIAAAAPVVVPVPTYTPPVDGR, from the coding sequence ATGAAAATTGCCCGTCTGCTGATATTGCTGGTGTTCCTGCTGGCCGGTCTGGTCATCGGATCGCTGAATTCGCAGCAGATCGTCATCAATTTCGGTGTCGCCGGCATCAACACCACCTCCGGTATCGCCATCATCGTTTCGCTGTTCGCCGGCGTGGTGATCGGCGCGGCGCTGGTGCTGGCCACGTTGGTGATCCCGCTGTACGCCAAGCTGCGCCGCGCCAACAAGGCCGCGATCGCCGCTGCCGCGCCGGTCGTCGTACCGGTACCGACCTATACCCCGCCTGTGGACGGACGCTGA
- a CDS encoding integration host factor subunit beta produces MTKSELIEILARKQAHLKADDVDLAVKSLLEMMGSALSGGDRIEIRGFGSFSLHYRPPRLGRNPKTGESVALPGKHVPHFKPGKELRERVSGVVPVESDTP; encoded by the coding sequence ATGACCAAGTCCGAACTGATCGAAATCCTGGCGCGCAAGCAGGCGCATCTGAAGGCGGACGACGTCGATCTGGCGGTGAAATCGCTGTTGGAAATGATGGGCAGCGCGCTGTCCGGCGGAGACCGCATCGAGATCCGCGGTTTCGGCAGTTTTTCCCTGCATTACCGGCCGCCTCGCCTGGGACGCAATCCCAAGACCGGCGAGTCCGTCGCGCTTCCCGGCAAGCACGTGCCGCATTTCAAGCCCGGCAAGGAATTGCGCGAACGCGTCAGCGGCGTCGTTCCGGTCGAGTCCGACACGCCCTGA